In a genomic window of uncultured Flavobacterium sp.:
- a CDS encoding uroporphyrinogen-III synthase produces MKVKTILVSQPEPKVENSPYFELQQKHKIKIDFRPFIHVEGVNAKEIRLQKIDLNHYTAIILTSRNAVDHFFRVADEMRYKVPEGLKYFCQSEAVAFYLQKYVVYRKRKIYVGAKDFADLSPLIKKYKDEKFLLPASDQLNADAPITLNNLKVDWTQAVFYKTVMSDLSDLADVYYDVLAFFSPTGIKSLFKNFPDFKQNETRIAVFGSTTQKEALDYGLRIDILAPTPETPSMTMALEKYITEANKGK; encoded by the coding sequence ATGAAAGTGAAAACAATTTTGGTGTCACAGCCTGAACCTAAAGTGGAGAATTCTCCTTACTTTGAGCTCCAACAAAAACACAAAATAAAAATTGATTTCAGACCATTTATTCATGTGGAAGGGGTTAATGCAAAAGAGATTAGATTGCAAAAAATCGATCTTAATCATTACACTGCGATAATTTTGACAAGCCGTAATGCGGTGGATCATTTTTTTAGAGTAGCAGATGAAATGCGTTATAAAGTCCCTGAAGGATTGAAGTATTTCTGCCAATCAGAAGCAGTTGCATTTTACTTGCAAAAGTATGTAGTGTACAGAAAGCGTAAAATTTATGTGGGAGCAAAAGACTTTGCTGATTTATCTCCATTGATAAAAAAGTACAAAGACGAAAAATTCTTACTTCCGGCATCTGACCAATTAAATGCAGATGCACCTATTACCTTAAATAATCTAAAGGTAGATTGGACACAAGCCGTGTTTTACAAAACTGTAATGAGCGACTTATCTGATTTAGCTGATGTTTATTATGATGTTTTAGCATTTTTTAGCCCAACTGGAATAAAATCATTGTTTAAAAACTTCCCTGATTTTAAACAAAACGAAACCAGAATTGCTGTTTTTGGAAGCACAACTCAAAAAGAAGCCTTGGATTATGGATTAAGAATTGATATTCTTGCACCAACTCCTGAAACGCCTTCTATGACAATGGCTCTTGAAAAATACATCACAGAAGCAAACAAAGGAAAATAA
- a CDS encoding acyl transferase, whose translation MITANDIFTISSHKQFEKIALKVFRFQHENNQVYRDFCDFLKVNPQQVKSLEQIPFLPIQFFKSHNVVSNNDPAQVTFTSSGTTGMITSRHLVTDVSLYEESYRNGFSQFYGNIEDYVVLALLPSYLERDGSSLIYMVEDLIKLSNQAESGFYLHNHDDLIKKLTALDESGQNVILIGVTYALLDLIEKHQFRLKNTIIMETGGMKGKRKEMIREELHEQLCKGFGVSAIHSEYGMTELLAQAYSLGEGIFECPSWMNILVRDPEDALTYVKDGKTGGINVIDLANINSCSFIATQDLGKKYPNNSFEVLGRFDNSDIRGCNLMVL comes from the coding sequence TTGATCACAGCCAACGATATATTTACCATTTCGAGTCATAAACAATTTGAAAAAATAGCACTAAAAGTGTTTCGTTTTCAGCACGAGAACAATCAGGTATATCGTGATTTTTGCGATTTTTTAAAAGTCAATCCGCAACAGGTAAAATCTCTGGAACAAATTCCGTTTTTACCCATTCAATTTTTCAAAAGTCATAATGTCGTTTCCAATAATGATCCTGCTCAGGTTACTTTTACCAGCAGCGGAACTACAGGAATGATCACCAGCCGACATTTAGTGACCGATGTTTCCCTATATGAGGAAAGTTACCGCAATGGTTTTTCGCAATTCTACGGAAACATCGAAGATTACGTCGTTTTAGCTCTTTTGCCGTCTTATCTCGAACGCGATGGATCTTCGCTTATTTATATGGTCGAAGATCTTATAAAACTATCCAATCAAGCCGAAAGCGGATTTTATCTACACAATCACGACGACTTAATCAAAAAACTAACTGCTCTGGACGAATCCGGGCAAAATGTGATTTTAATTGGAGTTACTTACGCTTTATTAGACTTGATCGAAAAACATCAATTCCGCCTTAAGAATACCATTATTATGGAAACTGGCGGAATGAAAGGAAAGCGTAAAGAAATGATTCGCGAAGAACTGCACGAACAACTTTGCAAAGGTTTTGGCGTTTCTGCAATTCACTCTGAATACGGAATGACCGAACTTTTGGCGCAAGCCTATTCTTTAGGTGAAGGAATATTCGAATGTCCTTCATGGATGAATATTTTAGTTCGTGATCCTGAAGATGCTCTCACTTACGTGAAAGATGGAAAAACCGGCGGAATCAACGTTATTGATTTAGCCAATATCAACTCGTGCTCTTTTATCGCAACGCAAGATTTAGGCAAAAAATATCCCAACAACTCTTTTGAGGTATTGGGACGTTTTGATAATTCTGATATTCGTGGTTGTAATTTAATGGTTCTTTAA
- a CDS encoding DUF4271 domain-containing protein → MIEHLHPRILENKDWATLLFVLTFAIVAMTKSAYETRFSEFSKLIFSDKYAKIYRDNNHLKSSFTVGLFFVQIISYAFFIQLTMHIFSQNPKTGSYGILKTDWILFIQIATFLLYFILAKYLIEKIVAASFNIDEFMELFNLQKVTYRTYIGILILPINAVLFYYDNIPKTIPLVIIGISLCISLYSYFISIKTYQNVIIGKLFYFILYLCALEIAPYYFLYYWITKGSA, encoded by the coding sequence ATGATTGAACACCTTCACCCCCGAATACTAGAGAACAAAGACTGGGCAACACTTTTATTTGTGTTGACTTTTGCCATTGTTGCTATGACTAAATCAGCTTATGAAACTAGATTTAGCGAATTCAGTAAGCTTATTTTCTCTGATAAATACGCAAAGATTTATCGTGACAATAATCATTTGAAAAGCAGTTTTACCGTTGGTTTGTTTTTTGTACAAATAATATCGTACGCATTTTTCATTCAGCTTACGATGCATATTTTTTCGCAAAATCCTAAAACCGGATCTTATGGGATCTTAAAAACTGATTGGATTTTATTTATTCAGATTGCCACATTTTTGCTTTATTTCATTCTGGCAAAGTATTTAATCGAAAAAATTGTCGCTGCTTCATTCAACATCGACGAATTTATGGAGCTTTTTAACTTACAAAAAGTTACATATCGAACATATATTGGCATTTTAATCCTTCCTATTAATGCTGTTTTGTTCTATTATGACAATATTCCAAAAACTATACCCCTTGTTATCATAGGTATTTCGCTGTGTATTAGTCTCTACTCGTATTTTATTTCAATAAAAACGTATCAAAACGTAATAATCGGTAAGTTATTTTATTTTATTTTATATCTTTGCGCTCTTGAAATAGCCCCTTATTATTTTCTTTATTATTGGATTACAAAAGGGAGTGCTTAG
- a CDS encoding Lrp/AsnC ligand binding domain-containing protein — MKINSLLIEIDGIDKEILRYLMDDARKPILQIANKIGISGAAIHQRLKKLEQSGVISGSKFTVNPKVLGYNTMAFIGVYLDKASRNSEAVKDLKKIPEVLECHYTTGNWSVLIKIICRDNEHLMQLLNTKIQAIEGVSRTETFISLDQQIDRQIQL, encoded by the coding sequence ATGAAAATCAACTCCCTTTTAATTGAAATCGACGGTATCGACAAAGAAATTCTTCGTTACTTAATGGACGATGCCCGAAAACCAATTTTGCAAATCGCCAACAAAATAGGAATTTCAGGAGCCGCAATTCATCAGCGTTTAAAAAAACTGGAACAATCCGGAGTAATTTCAGGATCAAAATTTACAGTAAACCCAAAAGTTCTTGGTTATAACACAATGGCGTTTATTGGTGTTTATCTCGACAAAGCTTCCCGAAACTCTGAAGCCGTAAAAGATTTAAAGAAAATCCCAGAAGTTCTGGAATGTCATTATACCACAGGAAACTGGTCTGTTTTGATTAAAATCATTTGTCGTGACAACGAACATCTTATGCAACTTTTAAACACTAAAATTCAAGCCATAGAAGGTGTTTCCAGAACTGAAACCTTTATTTCGTTAGATCAACAAATTGACAGACAAATTCAACTTTAG
- a CDS encoding polyprenol monophosphomannose synthase — translation MNDCIVIIPTYNEIENIESIVRAVLSQHKSFHLLIIDDNSPDHTANKVIALQEEFSERLFLEQRAKKSGLGTAYVHGFKWALERKYEFIFEMDADFSHNPNDLEKLFDACHFGGADLAIGSRYVTGVNVVNWPLSRVLMSYFASVYVKFITGMKIHDATAGFVCYKREVLEKINLNKIKFVGYAFQIEMKYRTYCGGFEIKEVPIIFTDRTKGVSKMSNAIIKEAILGVISLRLKKLVNTL, via the coding sequence ATGAATGATTGTATTGTCATAATTCCCACTTATAACGAAATTGAAAATATAGAAAGTATAGTTAGAGCTGTACTATCGCAACATAAGTCTTTTCATCTTTTGATAATTGATGATAATTCGCCTGATCACACTGCTAATAAGGTGATTGCGTTGCAGGAAGAATTTTCTGAAAGATTATTTTTAGAGCAAAGAGCCAAAAAATCTGGTTTAGGAACCGCTTATGTTCATGGTTTTAAATGGGCGTTGGAACGTAAATATGAATTTATTTTCGAGATGGATGCTGATTTTTCACATAACCCCAATGATCTTGAAAAATTGTTTGACGCCTGTCATTTTGGAGGCGCAGATTTAGCTATTGGATCTCGTTATGTTACAGGTGTAAACGTTGTAAACTGGCCTTTAAGCCGAGTTTTAATGTCTTATTTTGCATCTGTTTATGTGAAATTTATAACCGGAATGAAAATTCATGATGCTACAGCCGGTTTTGTTTGTTATAAAAGAGAAGTATTAGAAAAAATAAATCTAAACAAAATTAAATTTGTTGGATATGCCTTCCAAATCGAAATGAAGTACAGGACTTATTGCGGAGGTTTTGAAATTAAAGAGGTTCCAATTATCTTTACAGATAGAACCAAAGGAGTTTCAAAAATGAGCAATGCTATTATTAAGGAAGCAATTCTCGGTGTGATTTCACTTAGATTAAAAAAATTAGTCAATACATTATAA
- a CDS encoding RNA polymerase sigma factor has protein sequence MVFEEIYKTYWDRIFRLCMGFVNDYDIAQDLAQETFVIVWRKLDTFRNESSIGTWIFRIASNNCLRQIEKEKRFLKSDLPINLTEEKQQSIEPQIQFLYKCIAELPETERIIISLELEDIKQAEIAKIVGLSEANTRVKIHRIKEKLTQKFKDNGPQ, from the coding sequence ATGGTATTTGAAGAGATCTATAAAACGTATTGGGATAGAATATTCAGGCTTTGTATGGGTTTTGTGAACGATTATGATATCGCACAGGATTTGGCTCAGGAAACCTTTGTTATTGTTTGGCGAAAGCTGGACACTTTTAGGAATGAATCTAGTATTGGAACCTGGATTTTTAGAATCGCGTCTAACAATTGTTTGCGACAGATTGAAAAAGAAAAGCGCTTTCTTAAATCAGATTTGCCAATCAATCTCACCGAAGAAAAGCAGCAATCAATAGAACCGCAAATTCAGTTTTTGTATAAATGTATTGCCGAATTACCGGAAACGGAACGTATTATTATTTCGCTTGAACTTGAAGATATCAAACAAGCTGAAATTGCTAAAATTGTCGGGCTTTCGGAAGCTAATACCCGAGTGAAGATTCACAGAATAAAAGAAAAATTGACTCAAAAATTTAAAGACAATGGACCACAATAA
- a CDS encoding alpha/beta hydrolase, with the protein MKKYIILVIALLFSALCLNVFAQTKQYPFEVTKTGKGKKAIVFIPGFASSGDVWKETKVNFEKDYTCYTLTMAGFAGVKPQGNATFKNWENEIANYIKDNKIEKPIVIGHSMGGGLALAIAADYPDLISKIIVVDALPCLSALMDPSFEAKENNDCSPMVTQMTAMSDTQFYDMQKKMAPRLLADTSKLEMLVDWSVKSDRKTFAEMYCDFSNTDLRDKIATVKCPSLILLESYFINLKPAIEEQYKNLKTAKFQYANKGLHFIMYDDTEWYLEQLSNFVKF; encoded by the coding sequence ATGAAAAAGTATATCATCTTGGTTATCGCCTTATTATTTTCAGCATTATGTTTAAATGTATTTGCACAAACAAAACAATATCCGTTTGAGGTTACTAAAACCGGAAAAGGAAAAAAAGCTATTGTATTCATTCCCGGATTTGCTTCTTCCGGAGATGTTTGGAAAGAAACAAAAGTTAACTTCGAAAAAGATTATACTTGTTATACACTTACAATGGCAGGTTTTGCCGGAGTAAAACCACAAGGAAACGCAACATTCAAAAATTGGGAAAACGAAATTGCCAATTATATAAAAGATAATAAAATTGAAAAACCAATTGTAATCGGTCACAGTATGGGCGGCGGATTAGCATTGGCAATTGCTGCAGATTATCCGGATTTGATTAGTAAAATTATTGTTGTAGATGCATTACCATGTTTAAGCGCACTGATGGATCCTTCTTTTGAAGCAAAAGAAAATAATGATTGTTCGCCAATGGTAACTCAGATGACGGCAATGAGCGATACTCAGTTTTATGATATGCAGAAAAAGATGGCGCCAAGACTTTTGGCAGATACTTCAAAACTTGAAATGCTTGTTGATTGGAGTGTAAAATCTGATAGAAAAACATTTGCCGAAATGTATTGCGATTTTTCGAATACAGATCTAAGAGATAAAATTGCGACTGTAAAATGTCCGTCATTAATTTTATTAGAATCTTATTTTATAAATTTAAAACCTGCAATTGAAGAGCAATATAAAAATCTAAAAACCGCAAAATTTCAATATGCAAATAAAGGATTACACTTTATTATGTACGACGATACAGAATGGTATTTAGAGCAATTAAGCAATTTTGTAAAATTTTAA
- a CDS encoding T9SS type A sorting domain-containing protein, with protein sequence MAKNYFYITFLLAFFFTLSVSAQDSKQLPKPQESTTIEGLSLYPNPVTNGKVYISSKNDLEKEIIIFDILGKKVLQLHLSSKELNVADLVPGVYIIKISEENASATRKLIIR encoded by the coding sequence ATGGCAAAAAACTACTTTTATATTACATTCTTATTGGCTTTTTTCTTTACTCTAAGTGTTTCGGCACAAGACAGTAAACAATTACCAAAACCTCAAGAGTCTACAACCATTGAGGGTCTAAGCTTGTACCCTAATCCAGTGACAAACGGAAAAGTTTATATTTCGTCTAAAAATGATTTAGAAAAAGAAATCATCATTTTTGATATTTTAGGCAAAAAAGTACTCCAACTACATTTAAGTTCAAAAGAATTAAACGTTGCAGATCTGGTTCCCGGCGTTTATATCATCAAAATAAGCGAAGAAAATGCTTCAGCAACACGAAAGCTAATTATTCGATAA
- a CDS encoding dihydroorotase: MNRILIKNAKIVNEGSIFEGDVLIENDLIVEISDSISLKTSDCIVIDAEGNYLMPGAIDDQVHFREPGLTHKGDIESESRAAVAGGITSFIEQPNTVPNAVTQEILEDKYQIAAVKSFANYSFMMGATNDNLEEVLKTNPKNVAGIKIFLGSSTGNMLVDNEATLEKIFSSTPMLIAVHCEDETTIQNNLAIYKEQYGDDVPVTAHHLIRSAEACYISSSKAVALAKKTGARLHIFHLSTAKEMELFTNKIPLEDKKITAEVCVHHLWFTDEDYKTKGNFIKWNPAVKTADDRAELWKALNDGRIDVIATDHAPHTKEEKMQSYLNAPSGGPLVQHAVVAMFEAHHQGKITVEKIVEKMCHNPAKIFKIEKRGFIKEGYFADLVIVNPSLPWSVKQENILAKCGWSPFENFTFKSRITHTFVNGELVYNNFKVKDIRPGKRLLFDR; encoded by the coding sequence ATGAACAGGATTTTAATAAAGAATGCCAAAATTGTAAACGAAGGATCTATTTTTGAAGGTGATGTTTTGATTGAAAACGACTTAATCGTTGAAATTTCAGATAGCATTAGTTTAAAAACATCCGATTGTATTGTTATTGATGCCGAAGGAAATTATTTGATGCCGGGCGCAATTGATGATCAGGTACATTTTAGAGAACCAGGATTAACGCACAAAGGCGATATCGAATCTGAATCACGTGCAGCTGTTGCCGGAGGAATTACGTCTTTTATTGAACAGCCAAATACGGTTCCGAATGCGGTTACTCAGGAAATACTTGAAGATAAATATCAAATTGCAGCGGTAAAATCATTTGCGAATTATTCGTTTATGATGGGCGCAACAAATGATAATCTTGAAGAAGTTCTAAAAACAAATCCTAAGAATGTTGCCGGAATAAAAATCTTTTTAGGTTCTTCGACCGGAAATATGTTGGTGGATAATGAAGCAACTTTAGAAAAAATATTTTCAAGTACGCCAATGTTAATCGCTGTTCACTGTGAAGATGAAACTACGATTCAAAATAATCTTGCAATCTATAAAGAGCAATATGGTGATGATGTTCCGGTAACGGCGCACCATTTAATCCGTAGTGCCGAAGCTTGTTATATTTCTTCTTCAAAAGCGGTGGCTTTAGCCAAAAAAACTGGAGCTCGTTTGCATATTTTTCACCTTTCGACTGCGAAAGAAATGGAATTATTTACAAACAAAATTCCATTAGAAGATAAAAAAATTACTGCTGAGGTTTGTGTTCATCATCTTTGGTTTACTGATGAAGATTATAAAACTAAAGGAAATTTCATTAAATGGAATCCTGCTGTAAAAACGGCTGACGACAGAGCTGAGCTTTGGAAAGCCTTAAATGACGGTCGTATTGATGTAATTGCTACAGATCATGCGCCGCATACTAAGGAAGAAAAAATGCAATCGTATCTGAATGCTCCTTCCGGAGGTCCGCTTGTGCAACATGCTGTTGTGGCAATGTTTGAAGCGCATCACCAAGGGAAAATAACGGTAGAAAAAATAGTGGAGAAAATGTGCCACAATCCTGCTAAAATCTTTAAAATTGAAAAAAGAGGTTTTATCAAAGAAGGCTATTTTGCTGATTTAGTGATTGTAAATCCAAGTTTGCCTTGGAGTGTGAAACAAGAAAATATTCTTGCAAAATGCGGTTGGTCTCCTTTTGAAAATTTTACTTTTAAATCAAGAATTACGCATACTTTTGTAAATGGAGAATTGGTTTACAATAACTTTAAAGTAAAAGATATTCGTCCGGGAAAAAGATTATTGTTTGATAGATAA
- the tyrS gene encoding tyrosine--tRNA ligase — MKNLVEELKWRGLYHDSMPGTEEQLLKEVTTAYIGFDPTADSLHIGSMVQIILLVHLNRTGHKAIALVGGATGMIGDPSGKSDERNLLNEETLAKNVAGIKSVLSRFLDFNSNEANAPVMVNNYDWMKEFSFIDFAREVGKRITVNYMMAKDSVKKRLSGEGEGMSFTEFTYQLIQGYDFYHLYKNNNCLLQMGGSDQWGNITTGTELVRRMGGENAKAFALTTPLITKADGSKFGKSEGGNVWLDADKTSVYKFYQFWVNSTDVDAEKYIKIFTFLDKETIDGLIEEHKAAPHLRVLQKKLAEEITIFVHSKEELEKAIQASNILFGNSTSEDLKQLDEATFLEVFDGVPQAEVAKADLESGLDIVTVLNEKTGFFKSNGEARRALTANSISVNREKIKEDFVLTANDLINNQFVLLQSGKKNYFVIRAV; from the coding sequence ATGAAGAATCTAGTTGAAGAATTAAAGTGGCGCGGGTTGTACCATGATAGCATGCCCGGAACGGAAGAACAATTGCTTAAAGAAGTGACTACGGCGTATATTGGTTTTGATCCAACGGCAGATTCTCTTCATATTGGTAGTATGGTTCAGATTATTTTATTGGTTCACTTGAACAGAACTGGCCATAAAGCGATTGCTTTGGTTGGTGGTGCTACCGGAATGATTGGTGATCCATCTGGAAAATCTGATGAGAGAAATTTGTTGAACGAAGAAACTTTGGCTAAAAATGTTGCCGGAATCAAAAGTGTTCTGTCGCGTTTCTTAGACTTTAATTCAAACGAAGCAAATGCTCCGGTTATGGTGAATAACTATGACTGGATGAAGGAGTTTTCGTTTATTGATTTTGCTCGTGAAGTTGGAAAACGTATCACGGTGAATTATATGATGGCGAAAGACTCTGTGAAAAAGAGATTAAGTGGAGAAGGTGAAGGAATGTCTTTTACTGAATTTACATACCAATTAATTCAAGGATACGATTTTTATCATTTATATAAAAACAATAACTGCCTTTTGCAAATGGGAGGTTCTGATCAATGGGGAAATATTACCACAGGTACAGAATTAGTTCGCAGAATGGGTGGAGAAAATGCTAAAGCGTTTGCTTTAACAACGCCTTTGATTACAAAAGCGGACGGATCTAAATTTGGGAAATCTGAAGGAGGAAATGTTTGGTTGGATGCTGATAAAACTTCAGTTTACAAATTTTACCAATTTTGGGTAAATTCAACTGATGTTGATGCTGAAAAGTATATCAAAATCTTTACTTTCTTAGATAAAGAGACAATTGATGGTTTAATCGAAGAACACAAAGCGGCTCCACATTTAAGAGTTTTACAGAAGAAATTGGCTGAAGAAATTACCATTTTTGTTCACAGTAAAGAAGAGTTGGAAAAAGCTATTCAGGCTTCAAATATTTTATTCGGAAACTCAACTTCAGAAGATTTAAAGCAATTGGATGAAGCGACTTTTTTAGAAGTATTTGACGGTGTTCCGCAAGCTGAAGTTGCAAAAGCAGATTTAGAAAGCGGATTGGATATTGTTACTGTTTTAAATGAAAAAACTGGTTTTTTTAAATCAAACGGTGAAGCAAGACGCGCTTTAACTGCAAATTCAATTTCTGTAAACAGAGAAAAAATCAAAGAGGATTTTGTATTAACGGCAAATGATTTAATCAATAATCAGTTTGTGTTGTTACAAAGCGGAAAGAAAAATTATTTTGTAATAAGAGCGGTTTAA
- a CDS encoding DUF4296 domain-containing protein, with the protein MKNCILIVLVLFLSVSCKKELVKQPAKLIERGKMIDIMYDLSLLEAIKYQNPMSVDSNETNPTKFILQKYKVDSLQFAQNNMYYAADYERYKDMFDEISKRLAKNQRATDSLVKIDEKKEAKAKKEEVKKDTKQALKPSDEKSGNKVNLDSIRRVINLNKKK; encoded by the coding sequence ATGAAAAATTGTATTCTAATAGTATTGGTTTTGTTCCTTTCTGTAAGTTGTAAAAAAGAGTTGGTCAAACAACCTGCAAAACTTATTGAGAGAGGAAAGATGATTGATATTATGTATGATTTGTCTCTTTTGGAAGCTATTAAATATCAAAATCCGATGTCGGTAGATTCAAATGAAACAAATCCGACTAAGTTTATTCTTCAAAAGTATAAAGTAGATAGTTTGCAGTTTGCTCAAAACAATATGTATTATGCCGCCGATTATGAGCGTTATAAAGATATGTTTGATGAAATTAGCAAACGATTAGCAAAGAATCAAAGAGCGACAGATTCTTTAGTTAAAATTGATGAAAAGAAAGAGGCTAAGGCAAAGAAAGAAGAAGTGAAAAAAGATACGAAACAAGCTCTTAAGCCTTCTGATGAAAAGTCTGGAAATAAAGTAAATCTCGATTCTATTAGAAGAGTGATAAATTTGAATAAAAAGAAATAA
- a CDS encoding NAD-dependent epimerase/dehydratase family protein has translation MVLVTGGTGLVGAHLLLHLIENGENVRAIYRNTNNIQKAKSVFELYKKEELFEKIHWLEADILDVPSLEIAFIDIEYVYHCAALISFDPKNEDSLRKTNIEGTANMVNFSLAKGIKKFCFVSSIAALGDLAPHETYITEETDWNPEKPHSDYAISKYGAEMEVWRAVQEGLDIIIINPGVILGPIPKDKNDIHGSAELYSKVANGLSFYTLGNTGFVTVNDVVKIARDLMKSDTKNERFTLIADNIVFRDILNTIAETLKVKKPSIHAKPILMNFLWIADGIFSTLFFQKRSITKATAKASYSKNLYSNEKIKTALGGTVFSDVHRYIQEVSKL, from the coding sequence ATGGTATTAGTAACTGGAGGTACAGGTTTAGTAGGCGCACATTTATTACTTCATTTAATTGAAAATGGAGAAAACGTTCGGGCTATTTACCGAAATACTAACAATATCCAAAAGGCAAAATCAGTTTTTGAATTATATAAAAAAGAGGAGTTATTCGAAAAAATTCATTGGCTTGAAGCCGATATTCTTGACGTTCCTTCTCTGGAAATTGCTTTTATTGATATCGAATATGTTTATCATTGTGCCGCTTTAATTTCTTTCGATCCAAAAAATGAAGATTCGCTTCGAAAGACCAATATTGAAGGAACAGCCAATATGGTGAATTTTTCTTTGGCTAAAGGAATAAAGAAATTTTGTTTCGTAAGTTCTATCGCCGCTTTAGGAGATTTGGCTCCACATGAAACTTATATTACCGAAGAAACAGATTGGAATCCGGAGAAACCTCACAGCGATTATGCCATTTCTAAATATGGTGCCGAAATGGAAGTTTGGCGCGCCGTTCAGGAAGGATTAGATATTATAATTATAAATCCGGGCGTGATTTTAGGACCAATTCCAAAAGACAAAAACGACATTCACGGAAGTGCCGAATTATACTCAAAAGTAGCCAATGGACTTTCTTTTTACACTTTAGGAAATACTGGTTTTGTTACTGTAAATGATGTTGTAAAAATAGCTCGAGATTTGATGAAAAGCGACACTAAAAACGAACGTTTTACATTGATTGCTGATAATATCGTTTTCCGAGATATTCTAAATACAATTGCAGAAACTCTAAAAGTCAAGAAACCTAGTATTCATGCAAAACCAATTTTAATGAATTTCCTCTGGATTGCAGACGGAATATTTTCGACACTATTTTTCCAAAAAAGAAGTATTACCAAAGCAACCGCAAAAGCTTCTTATTCAAAGAATTTATATTCGAATGAAAAAATAAAAACCGCCCTTGGAGGAACGGTTTTTTCAGATGTACATCGATACATACAAGAAGTTTCGAAGTTGTAA
- a CDS encoding zinc metallopeptidase, whose product MGMGYLILAGLIMLFSWLVSSRLKSKFELYSKLHLQNGMSGAEIAEKMLADNGIRDVRVISTPGQLTDHYNPTDKTVNLSEAVYNNRSVAAAAVAAHECGHAVQHSIGYEWLTMRSKLVPIVNIASTYMQWILLAGILMIRTFPQLLLIGIIIFAATTLFSIITLPVEYDASNRALAWLENKRMLTQQEQAGAKDALKWAARTYVVAAIGSIATLLYYVSIYMGGRRN is encoded by the coding sequence ATGGGAATGGGGTATTTAATTCTTGCAGGACTTATTATGCTATTTAGCTGGTTAGTGAGTTCGAGACTAAAAAGTAAATTTGAATTATATTCAAAACTGCATTTGCAAAACGGAATGAGCGGTGCTGAAATCGCCGAAAAAATGTTGGCTGATAATGGTATTCGTGATGTTAGAGTGATTTCAACTCCGGGACAATTGACAGATCATTATAATCCAACGGATAAAACGGTAAATCTAAGCGAAGCAGTATATAATAATCGAAGTGTTGCTGCGGCAGCAGTTGCAGCGCACGAATGTGGTCATGCTGTTCAGCATTCTATCGGATATGAATGGTTGACAATGCGATCGAAATTAGTGCCAATTGTAAATATTGCTTCAACTTATATGCAATGGATTTTATTGGCGGGAATTTTAATGATTAGAACTTTTCCGCAACTATTGTTAATCGGAATCATCATTTTTGCAGCGACAACTTTATTTTCGATTATTACTTTGCCTGTAGAATATGATGCGAGTAATCGTGCTTTGGCTTGGTTAGAAAACAAACGTATGTTAACGCAACAAGAACAAGCTGGTGCAAAAGATGCTTTAAAATGGGCTGCAAGAACTTATGTTGTAGCTGCAATTGGATCGATCGCAACGTTGTTGTACTATGTGTCTATTTATATGGGCGGAAGAAGGAATTAA